TCGTGCTGGCGGGCGTTGAGCACGTTGTGCGGAATATTCTTGCGCCGCAGCATTCTCGAGATAACTTCCGAAGTCTCCACGGTGACCGTACCGACGAGAACGGGCTGACGACGCTCGTGAAGCTCGGCGATCTTTTCGATGGCGGCGTTGAATTTCTCGCGCCGCGTGCGATAAACCATGTCGTTGAGATCCGAACGACGCACCGTCTCGTGAGTGGGAATAACCATCACCTCGAGCTTGTAGATCCCCCAGAACTCGTTTTCCTCCGTCTCCGCGGTGCCGGTCATTCCGGCCAGCTTGTCGAAGAGACGGAAGAAGTTCTGGAGCGTAATGGTGGCGATGGTCTGAGTTTCGCGCTCAACCTTCACGCCTTCCTTGGCTTCAATCGCCTGATGGAGACCGTCCGAGTAGCGCCGTCCGGAGAGGATGCGGCCGGTGAACTCGTCCACGATCATCACCTTGCCGTCCTGCACGACGTACTCGACGTCCTTCTCGTAGAGGCAGTAGGCGCGCAGGAGCTGCGAAACGTTCTGGACGCGCTCACTGCGCTCGGCGTACATCTCCTGCAGACGAGCCTTCGTGGCCGCCTTCTCTTCGAGGGACGGCGACTCATCCTGATCTATCTTGGCGAATTCTTCGGGAAGATCGGGCAGAATGAAGAGATCGGGATCGCCACCGTAGAATTTGGTGAGTTGGGTGCGACCTTTGTCGGTCAGATCGGCGATGTGCGAGCGCTCTTCTATCGAGAAGTAGAGCTCCTCATCGAACTCGTGCATCTTCTTCTCGCGGAGCAGATCGTTTTCGACGCGCTGGCGTAAGCGAATGTTGGAAGGTTCCTGAAAGAGTTTCATCATCCGCTTGTGCTTGGGAAAGCCGCGGTAGCCCAGGAGCAGCTTGCGACCGACTTCCCACTCGTCGAAACCCTCTTTTTGCAGCTCGGTTTCCGCCCCTTCGGCAAGCTGCGTGATGAAGCTCGATTGCAGGCGGACGAGTTGCTCGACGGGCGACTTCATCTCCCCGAATTTCTGAGTGGAGTGCGCGACCGGACCCGAGATAATCAGCGGCGTGCGGGCTTCGTCAATCAGCACGCTGTCCACCTCATCCACGATGGCGTAGTGGTGGCCACGCTGGACGACCTCCTCCAGCGTCAGAGCCATGTTGTCGCGGAGGTAGTCGAAGCCGAATTCGTTGTTGGTGCCGTAGGTGATGTCGCAGGCGTACTGCTCGCGGCGAACGGGGGGCGGCATGTCGGAAATGATGACGCCCACGCTAAGACCGAGGAAGCGAAAGATCGGACCCATCCACTCGGAGTCGCGCTGCGCCAGATAGTCGTTGACCGTGACCAGCCACGCGCCCTGCCCTTCGAGGGCA
This genomic interval from bacterium contains the following:
- the secA gene encoding preprotein translocase subunit SecA (functions in protein export; can interact with acidic membrane phospholipids and the SecYEG protein complex; binds to preproteins; binds to ATP and undergoes a conformational change to promote membrane insertion of SecA/bound preprotein; ATP hydrolysis appears to drive release of the preprotein from SecA and deinsertion of SecA from the membrane; additional proteins SecD/F/YajC aid SecA recycling; exists in an equilibrium between monomers and dimers; may possibly form higher order oligomers; in some organisms, there are paralogous proteins that have been found to be nonessential but do function in secretion of a subset of exported proteins) produces the protein ALEGQGAWLVTVNDYLAQRDSEWMGPIFRFLGLSVGVIISDMPPPVRREQYACDITYGTNNEFGFDYLRDNMALTLEEVVQRGHHYAIVDEVDSVLIDEARTPLIISGPVAHSTQKFGEMKSPVEQLVRLQSSFITQLAEGAETELQKEGFDEWEVGRKLLLGYRGFPKHKRMMKLFQEPSNIRLRQRVENDLLREKKMHEFDEELYFSIEERSHIADLTDKGRTQLTKFYGGDPDLFILPDLPEEFAKIDQDESPSLEEKAATKARLQEMYAERSERVQNVSQLLRAYCLYEKDVEYVVQDGKVMIVDEFTGRILSGRRYSDGLHQAIEAKEGVKVERETQTIATITLQNFFRLFDKLAGMTGTAETEENEFWGIYKLEVMVIPTHETVRRSDLNDMVYRTRREKFNAAIEKIAELHERRQPVLVGTVTVETSEVISRMLRRKNIPHNVLNARQHEREAEIVMGAGQPGAVTIATNMAGRGTDIKLGQGVVEWLGEQGDKTQAQGGLFILGTERHESRRIDRQLRGRSGRQGDPGVSQFFLSLEDDLMRLFGSDRIARIMDRLGVQEGEVITHPLITRAIGRAQQKVEAYNFSIREHLLKYDDVMNQQRTVVYTRRNVALRGGDPEPLVQEMISDYVDYLLEKNSVGQGREAEINYDGLAEDLVRTFLVDMSRDEEFRSLNEDQLRSKSLEEIEKARQIRLNLLG